One part of the Bacteroidia bacterium genome encodes these proteins:
- a CDS encoding SusC/RagA family TonB-linked outer membrane protein — protein sequence MHQKIQAKDFNSGLIHNPLQLIQSRFASLMVSRIGNDPNGVIEVRNRGLTSFNKTEPIYLLDGMPIENFQGLHPGDIESIEILQDGASLALWGMRGSNGIISITTKKGQSGKPQLRYQTSFALEAIGKTPQMLDAEGFVRFGGSDYGARTDWWEEISRNSFSQTHHLSMSGSTENSSYYASIGYDNINGVIKRSGFERINGRFSFEQRALNDRLKIGLQIGATQNNRQHIPRDLFRYASSVNPTWPIRSESPQFEEYGGYFQLLLFNTYNPVSMLETIDIEERYSQLMAHAKAEFSITPELTISTQYGNQAEEVSSAFYVPSTSLYMSGPFTGGNTERAYSKKENQYFKTALSFDKNWKKLRLHANFLYDYQGIHSQGVSVYNRDFLSDEFMFNNLAAGQGNENGDARIQSSQGLVEFSRYGGNLSLEVGEKLYLAGTFMREGASNLGKNNKWGSFYGISTAYKLNEDIRIRASLSKTGNAPQEPYISSSIFSPTNIFYFNGGFREGYGLTQSGNPDLKWEENQEISFGLDFPRLLGGKLQANLDYYHTQSKDIIQFIPVSSFNTAGASYFSNEGGLSSSGLEFTLNYSLINRKKFSYRMSLTGSRYFNTKLTDYESGGSSFTYNGWIGGSCNFPVMRLEVGEAIGEIWGRQIIEENPIVNGEFNFVDGNGNGFQEDREDYIAIGNAFAKSYVGINHQLDWGRFKLSALFRAVLGHHLINHFHSFYSFPRSIVAHNILETGIEEQRGLDWGIPEYTSRDVENASFLRLEILQLAYNLPLRLTGDKQALEISFTAQNLLTISGYSGLNPDYRIEDILDRNQRIPFIGVNYSRGDPMVPGMDRRNSYPLSRVFVLGLKMNL from the coding sequence ATGCATCAAAAGATCCAAGCCAAAGACTTCAATTCCGGCTTGATCCACAATCCACTCCAGCTTATTCAATCTCGTTTTGCCTCTCTCATGGTATCTCGAATTGGAAATGATCCCAATGGAGTGATCGAAGTGAGAAACAGGGGCCTGACTTCCTTTAATAAAACAGAACCTATTTATCTGCTGGATGGGATGCCTATAGAAAATTTTCAAGGCCTTCATCCCGGAGATATTGAATCTATAGAAATTTTACAGGATGGAGCGAGCCTGGCTTTATGGGGTATGCGTGGAAGCAATGGAATCATTTCTATCACAACAAAAAAAGGACAATCAGGAAAACCTCAACTCAGGTATCAGACTTCCTTCGCCCTGGAAGCTATTGGGAAAACACCCCAAATGCTGGATGCAGAAGGATTCGTAAGGTTTGGCGGATCTGACTATGGAGCAAGGACAGATTGGTGGGAGGAAATTAGTCGGAATTCATTTTCACAGACCCATCACCTATCCATGAGTGGTTCTACAGAAAACAGTTCCTATTATGCTTCAATTGGGTATGACAATATCAATGGAGTTATCAAAAGATCAGGATTCGAGCGGATCAATGGTCGTTTTTCATTTGAGCAAAGAGCCTTAAATGATCGACTAAAAATAGGACTTCAAATAGGAGCCACTCAAAATAATCGCCAACACATCCCCAGAGATCTTTTCAGATATGCGTCTTCTGTAAATCCTACCTGGCCCATTAGGAGCGAGAGTCCGCAATTTGAAGAATATGGGGGTTATTTCCAGTTATTACTTTTCAACACCTATAATCCAGTTTCCATGCTGGAAACCATAGATATAGAGGAAAGATATAGTCAGTTGATGGCGCATGCGAAGGCAGAATTTTCCATCACTCCCGAACTTACAATTTCTACCCAATATGGAAATCAGGCCGAAGAAGTTTCAAGCGCTTTTTATGTCCCTTCTACCAGTTTGTATATGAGTGGGCCCTTTACGGGGGGAAATACTGAAAGGGCTTATTCAAAAAAGGAGAATCAATATTTCAAAACTGCTTTATCCTTTGACAAAAACTGGAAGAAGTTGCGGCTGCATGCAAATTTTCTATATGACTACCAGGGCATCCATAGTCAAGGGGTAAGTGTGTACAATCGAGACTTTCTTTCAGACGAATTTATGTTCAACAATCTGGCTGCAGGACAGGGGAATGAAAATGGGGATGCGAGAATTCAGAGTTCACAAGGCCTGGTAGAATTTAGTCGCTATGGGGGAAATTTAAGCCTTGAAGTCGGCGAAAAACTGTATCTGGCAGGAACTTTTATGAGAGAAGGAGCTTCCAATCTCGGGAAAAATAATAAGTGGGGCAGTTTTTATGGAATTTCAACTGCCTATAAATTAAATGAAGACATAAGAATCCGGGCTTCCTTGAGCAAGACGGGAAATGCTCCACAAGAACCCTACATTAGCAGTTCTATTTTCAGCCCGACTAATATTTTCTACTTCAATGGAGGCTTTAGGGAAGGGTATGGATTGACCCAAAGTGGCAATCCCGACCTCAAATGGGAAGAAAATCAGGAAATAAGTTTTGGATTGGATTTCCCCCGCCTTCTGGGAGGCAAATTGCAGGCGAATCTGGATTATTACCATACCCAATCCAAGGACATCATCCAGTTTATTCCTGTTTCCAGCTTCAATACTGCCGGTGCCAGTTACTTTTCCAATGAAGGAGGACTTAGCAGTTCGGGGCTTGAATTTACCCTAAACTATTCCCTGATCAATCGAAAAAAATTCTCCTATCGCATGAGTTTGACAGGGTCTCGATACTTTAATACAAAACTTACCGATTATGAGTCCGGAGGAAGCAGCTTCACTTACAACGGATGGATTGGAGGTAGTTGCAATTTTCCGGTTATGCGATTAGAAGTGGGAGAAGCTATTGGAGAAATTTGGGGCAGACAAATTATAGAGGAAAATCCCATTGTCAATGGAGAATTTAACTTTGTAGATGGGAATGGAAATGGTTTCCAGGAGGACAGAGAGGACTATATCGCGATTGGAAATGCTTTCGCAAAATCCTATGTAGGAATCAATCACCAGCTAGATTGGGGGAGATTCAAACTATCAGCCCTGTTTCGCGCCGTCTTGGGTCATCATCTGATCAACCACTTTCATTCTTTTTATTCTTTCCCACGATCGATCGTCGCTCACAATATTCTGGAAACGGGTATAGAGGAACAGAGAGGTCTGGATTGGGGGATACCCGAATATACCAGTCGAGATGTAGAAAATGCTTCTTTCCTTAGATTAGAAATTCTCCAGCTAGCTTATAACTTACCTCTGCGTTTAACTGGTGATAAACAAGCACTTGAGATTTCCTTTACAGCTCAAAACCTCTTGACCATCAGTGGCTATTCAGGACTTAATCCAGATTACCGCATTGAGGATATTCTGGATAGAAATCAGCGTATACCCTTTATAGGCGTGAACTACTCACGGGGAGATCCCATGGTTCCCGGTATGGACAGAAGAAATTCCTATCCCCTAAGTCGAGTTTTTGTTTTGGGATTGAAAATGAATCTGTAA
- a CDS encoding arylsulfatase, producing the protein MPNLPLLLLSLLALASCSPIPTEKDPGPPNIILIMGDDMGYSDLACYGGEINTPNLDGLAMKGLRFTQFYNTARCCPTRASLMTGLYPQQAGIGHMMSDRGTDAYRGDLSKQAVTIAEVLKGAGYSTYMSGKWHITPYDDSPEGISNPRKHNWPRQRGFDKFFGMISGAGSLYDPRSLAEDNEWIAPNEDFYFTDAVTDYALDRIEEHEGEDPFFMYVAYTAAHWPMHAWPEDIAKYKGKYDKGWDVVREERMKRMQAMGLISPETKMTPRDEHVPAWSEDIPDKEWEIANMEVYAAMVDCMDRGIGKIVASLKEKGEYENTLIFFLQDNGACAEDLSWMYPLPEVAEEMRKPMEAGAFQTQMIPPITRDGKVVKLMKEAQPGPPESYTAYGLPWANASNTPFREYKHWVHEGGIASPLIVHWPASIKGDGSFRQEPSHLIDIMATCVDVANASYPQNYKGNTIIPYEGKSLVPAFDNIPLDREAIYWEHEGNRAVRMGKWKLVSKANKKRSFIWDKVEEMEIADWELFDMEKDRTETQNIAAEHPDQVQKMAGMWMAWAKRSGTIPRPD; encoded by the coding sequence ATGCCTAACCTACCACTCCTACTACTCAGCCTGCTGGCATTGGCCAGCTGTTCCCCTATACCAACAGAAAAAGACCCAGGTCCTCCCAACATCATCCTTATCATGGGAGACGATATGGGCTATTCTGATCTGGCTTGTTATGGAGGGGAAATCAATACCCCCAATCTCGATGGGCTTGCGATGAAAGGCCTTCGTTTTACCCAATTTTACAATACGGCTCGCTGTTGTCCCACACGTGCTTCCCTTATGACGGGACTCTATCCTCAGCAGGCAGGAATTGGGCATATGATGAGTGATCGGGGAACGGATGCTTATCGGGGAGATTTAAGTAAGCAGGCAGTTACCATTGCTGAAGTTTTGAAAGGTGCAGGATATTCGACTTATATGTCGGGCAAATGGCACATCACTCCTTACGATGACAGTCCGGAAGGTATCTCCAATCCCCGCAAGCACAATTGGCCAAGGCAAAGGGGATTCGATAAATTTTTTGGGATGATTTCGGGTGCCGGGAGCTTATATGATCCTCGCTCCCTGGCCGAAGATAATGAATGGATCGCTCCCAATGAGGATTTTTATTTTACAGATGCTGTCACCGATTATGCCCTGGATCGCATTGAGGAACATGAGGGAGAGGATCCTTTTTTTATGTATGTAGCCTATACGGCTGCTCATTGGCCCATGCATGCCTGGCCGGAAGATATTGCAAAGTATAAAGGAAAATATGACAAAGGCTGGGATGTAGTGAGAGAAGAGCGAATGAAACGCATGCAGGCCATGGGACTGATTTCCCCGGAGACAAAGATGACACCCAGAGATGAACATGTTCCTGCATGGTCCGAGGATATCCCGGATAAAGAATGGGAAATTGCCAATATGGAAGTTTATGCAGCCATGGTAGATTGTATGGATAGAGGCATAGGAAAGATCGTAGCAAGTCTCAAGGAAAAAGGGGAGTATGAAAATACCCTGATTTTCTTTTTGCAGGATAATGGAGCCTGTGCAGAAGATTTGAGCTGGATGTATCCTTTACCGGAAGTAGCAGAAGAGATGAGAAAACCGATGGAGGCCGGAGCTTTTCAAACGCAAATGATTCCTCCCATAACGCGCGATGGTAAAGTGGTAAAACTCATGAAAGAAGCTCAGCCCGGACCTCCTGAAAGTTATACGGCTTATGGTCTTCCCTGGGCCAATGCCAGCAATACCCCTTTTCGAGAATACAAGCACTGGGTCCATGAAGGGGGAATCGCCAGTCCGCTTATTGTACACTGGCCCGCAAGCATCAAAGGAGATGGCTCTTTCCGTCAGGAACCTTCTCACCTCATTGATATCATGGCGACCTGTGTGGATGTAGCAAATGCCAGCTATCCGCAAAATTATAAGGGAAATACAATTATCCCGTATGAGGGGAAAAGTTTGGTCCCAGCTTTCGATAATATACCCCTGGATAGAGAAGCGATTTACTGGGAACATGAAGGAAATCGAGCAGTCCGGATGGGGAAATGGAAACTGGTTTCCAAAGCCAATAAAAAGCGATCCTTTATCTGGGATAAGGTGGAGGAAATGGAAATAGCAGATTGGGAGCTTTTTGATATGGAGAAAGATCGTACTGAGACGCAGAATATCGCTGCTGAGCATCCGGATCAGGTCCAGAAAATGGCTGGAATGTGGATGGCCTGGGCGAAGAGAAGCGGAACAATACCTAGACCGGATTAA
- a CDS encoding sulfatase-like hydrolase/transferase, producing MRTTTLLAMISLLLACNSPERSAKASTEADLSSKPNILLILTDDQGYHDVSYYGTEDIRTPYLDEMAAAGMRFDNFYANCPVCSPTRAALLSGRYQEFVGVPGVIRTYDRDNWGHLDPEAKLISDELKEEGYHTALVGKWHLGLESPNTPPERGFDYFHGWLGDMMEDYTHKRRHGINYMRRDQDSIDPAGHATDVFTDWAVKYVEEQAENDQAFFLYLAYNAPHFPVQPKEDWLAKVKEREPQLSDKRAELVAFIEHLDDGIGQVVEALKKSGQYENTIIVFSSDNGGLLGDAANNGPLRDGKQSVYEGGLKVPTFISWEGKIKAGTTTDYRALSMDLYPTLLDLIGGKMEHAIEGKSFAKLLLGEDMSDADRPLFFSRREGGRRYGGLTIQAVQLNGWKLLQNSPFAPQELYYLPEDPLEENNLIEEETDKYQELNALLMKHLQKAGQVPWQRAE from the coding sequence ATGCGAACTACTACACTGCTGGCTATGATAAGCCTTTTACTAGCCTGCAATTCTCCTGAAAGATCTGCCAAAGCCTCTACGGAGGCAGATCTTTCTTCAAAACCCAATATTCTTCTCATCCTGACTGATGACCAGGGCTACCACGATGTCTCCTATTATGGGACAGAGGATATCCGTACTCCTTATCTGGATGAAATGGCAGCGGCCGGTATGCGCTTCGATAATTTTTATGCGAATTGCCCGGTTTGCTCTCCTACACGCGCAGCTCTTTTAAGTGGGCGCTATCAGGAATTCGTGGGAGTTCCCGGAGTGATTCGCACTTATGATAGAGATAATTGGGGCCATCTTGATCCAGAGGCCAAACTTATTTCGGATGAATTGAAGGAGGAGGGATATCATACAGCTTTGGTTGGGAAATGGCATCTAGGCCTGGAATCTCCCAATACGCCTCCGGAGAGGGGCTTTGACTATTTTCACGGATGGTTAGGAGATATGATGGAGGATTATACCCATAAGCGGAGACATGGTATCAATTATATGCGCAGGGACCAGGATTCTATTGATCCGGCTGGGCATGCAACAGATGTGTTTACGGATTGGGCGGTAAAGTATGTGGAGGAGCAGGCTGAGAATGATCAAGCGTTTTTCTTGTATTTGGCTTATAATGCTCCCCATTTTCCGGTTCAACCCAAGGAAGATTGGTTGGCGAAAGTAAAAGAAAGAGAACCTCAGCTTTCAGATAAACGAGCAGAACTGGTTGCATTTATTGAGCACCTGGATGATGGAATCGGTCAGGTAGTGGAGGCCTTGAAAAAAAGTGGTCAATATGAAAATACCATCATCGTCTTCAGTAGTGATAATGGAGGTCTGTTGGGAGATGCTGCGAATAATGGTCCTTTAAGAGATGGGAAGCAGAGTGTCTACGAAGGTGGACTTAAGGTCCCGACCTTCATTTCCTGGGAAGGAAAAATAAAAGCAGGAACTACTACAGACTATCGAGCTTTGAGCATGGATCTATATCCTACCTTGCTCGATTTGATAGGTGGGAAGATGGAACATGCAATAGAAGGAAAAAGTTTTGCGAAGCTATTGCTGGGAGAGGATATGTCTGATGCTGATCGTCCTCTCTTCTTTTCCAGGAGAGAAGGGGGAAGAAGGTATGGAGGCTTGACCATACAGGCTGTTCAACTCAATGGCTGGAAGCTTTTGCAAAACAGTCCTTTTGCTCCCCAGGAACTCTATTATTTACCAGAGGATCCCTTAGAAGAAAATAACCTCATCGAGGAGGAAACAGATAAGTATCAGGAACTCAATGCCCTTCTGATGAAGCATCTTCAGAAGGCAGGGCAAGTGCCCTGGCAAAGAGCGGAATAA
- a CDS encoding Gfo/Idh/MocA family oxidoreductase, producing MKRRKFIYQSSALGLGSLAIGNPLLQAASKRISPNDKLQIGVIGCNGMGWSNTNSLLKMKDVDLIGICDIDQRVIKQKLQAYGKLRDNAPKTYGDYRELLADPSIDAVVIGTPDHWHCMPMVEAVQAGKHVYVEKPIANTIEECRLMVAAQEKTGKVVQVGQWQRSGPHYRQAIDIVRSGVLGQIRLVKVWAYQAWMKPVPVLADGNAPEGVDYDFWLGPAEKRAFNQNRFHFNFRWFWDYAGGLMTDWGVHEIDIALFAMEALAPESVMAMGGKLAYPDDASETPDTLQTVFKYKDFSMLWEHATGIDGGPYGRSEGIAFIGNNGTLVVNRQGFEVIAEKEPWNSKNRGKLKMEKIDKVKKPANVNYLDLHTQNFAAAIKANDPGMLNTPISSGSVAAINAQMGNIAYKTGDRVFWDAEQGNFGDNDAANALIKATYHNGWKLPNI from the coding sequence ATGAAAAGAAGAAAATTTATTTACCAAAGTTCGGCCCTTGGCCTGGGAAGTTTGGCCATAGGCAATCCACTCCTCCAAGCTGCCAGCAAAAGGATTTCACCTAATGACAAATTGCAGATAGGAGTCATTGGGTGTAATGGTATGGGATGGTCCAATACCAATTCTCTTTTGAAAATGAAGGATGTGGATCTGATTGGAATCTGCGACATTGATCAGAGGGTCATTAAGCAAAAACTCCAAGCCTATGGGAAACTTAGAGATAATGCACCAAAAACTTATGGAGATTATCGGGAATTATTGGCTGATCCTTCGATAGATGCAGTAGTCATTGGTACTCCAGATCATTGGCATTGTATGCCTATGGTAGAGGCTGTGCAGGCTGGAAAGCATGTCTATGTAGAAAAGCCTATTGCCAATACAATCGAAGAATGTCGCCTCATGGTAGCTGCACAGGAAAAGACAGGCAAAGTCGTACAGGTGGGTCAGTGGCAAAGAAGCGGACCGCATTACCGTCAAGCAATAGATATAGTTCGTTCCGGCGTTTTAGGACAGATAAGATTGGTGAAAGTCTGGGCCTATCAGGCATGGATGAAACCCGTGCCTGTTTTAGCCGATGGAAATGCTCCGGAAGGGGTCGATTATGATTTCTGGTTGGGCCCTGCAGAAAAAAGAGCTTTCAATCAAAACAGATTTCATTTCAATTTCCGATGGTTTTGGGATTATGCAGGAGGTTTGATGACAGATTGGGGCGTTCATGAAATCGATATTGCCCTTTTCGCTATGGAGGCCCTGGCTCCCGAATCAGTTATGGCGATGGGTGGAAAATTGGCCTATCCTGATGATGCTTCCGAAACCCCTGATACCTTGCAAACTGTTTTTAAATACAAGGACTTCTCCATGTTATGGGAACATGCTACTGGTATAGATGGGGGGCCTTATGGTCGTTCGGAAGGGATTGCATTTATTGGCAACAATGGAACCCTGGTTGTCAACCGTCAGGGTTTTGAAGTCATTGCAGAAAAAGAGCCCTGGAACTCCAAAAATCGTGGCAAATTGAAAATGGAGAAAATTGATAAAGTAAAAAAACCCGCAAATGTCAATTATCTCGATCTTCACACTCAAAATTTCGCTGCAGCTATCAAAGCAAATGATCCAGGCATGCTCAATACCCCAATCTCATCAGGAAGTGTAGCGGCCATAAACGCCCAGATGGGCAATATTGCCTATAAAACAGGAGATCGGGTCTTTTGGGATGCAGAACAAGGTAATTTTGGAGATAATGATGCAGCAAATGCCTTGATCAAAGCGACTTATCACAATGGCTGGAAATTGCCGAATATTTGA
- a CDS encoding sulfatase: protein MKYYLLPLLFLFFISCGEKAKSDKSRSEKPNVVLIFIDDLGYADLSCYGHPTIQTPRLDEMAREGMKFSSFYAAACVCTPSRAGLLTGRYPVRVGMPGNLGPDSKGGLSLEERTLAEALKANGYRTAAFGKWHLGAVPDYFPTDRGFDEYLGILYSNDMMPPWVNTKRPLHLYRNDQPTEEQPVDQTTLTQRYTDETIRFIKEAGDQPFFVYLPHAMPHLPIYASAAFEGKSKGGKYGDVIEEIDHNVGRILDALEEEGLTENTLVVFTSDNGPWRNLPPRMYTTEPVEKWHGGSTGALWGAKATSYEGGYRVPAIIRMPGSIPPNQLNAEIATTMDVHATILKLTGSNPPEKSLDGKDLWPLLTQKAASPHSYYHYFKGKRLEGVRNAKWKLRIAPAWDSWTSPETMTRKEPVEVLLYNMEDDPYEHFNQAESYPEVVAELEAEMKRMAEELGATLWEKE from the coding sequence ATGAAATACTACCTACTGCCCTTATTATTCCTCTTCTTCATATCCTGTGGGGAGAAAGCTAAATCAGACAAAAGCCGAAGCGAAAAACCCAATGTAGTACTCATCTTTATAGATGACCTGGGTTATGCCGATTTGAGTTGTTATGGGCACCCTACGATACAAACACCTCGATTAGATGAGATGGCAAGAGAAGGGATGAAATTCAGTTCCTTTTATGCAGCAGCTTGTGTGTGCACTCCCTCGAGAGCTGGTTTACTCACAGGCAGGTATCCGGTTCGGGTAGGTATGCCGGGCAATTTAGGTCCCGACAGTAAAGGGGGATTGTCTTTGGAGGAAAGAACTCTGGCAGAAGCCCTCAAAGCAAATGGTTACCGAACCGCTGCTTTCGGGAAATGGCATTTGGGAGCGGTTCCCGATTATTTTCCTACTGACAGAGGCTTTGACGAATACCTGGGCATCCTGTATAGCAATGATATGATGCCTCCCTGGGTCAATACCAAACGTCCTTTGCATTTATACCGAAATGACCAGCCGACAGAAGAGCAACCTGTAGATCAGACGACCCTCACACAGCGATATACTGATGAGACCATTCGCTTTATCAAAGAAGCCGGAGATCAACCCTTCTTTGTCTATCTGCCTCATGCCATGCCACATTTGCCGATATATGCTTCGGCAGCTTTCGAAGGAAAATCAAAAGGAGGGAAATATGGAGATGTGATAGAGGAAATTGATCATAATGTAGGACGAATTTTAGATGCATTGGAAGAAGAAGGTTTGACGGAAAACACCCTGGTTGTTTTTACCAGTGATAATGGCCCCTGGCGCAATTTGCCTCCCCGCATGTACACCACTGAGCCTGTTGAAAAATGGCATGGAGGAAGTACGGGAGCATTATGGGGAGCAAAAGCAACTTCCTATGAAGGTGGATATAGAGTTCCCGCCATTATTCGCATGCCCGGCAGTATCCCCCCTAATCAATTGAATGCAGAGATAGCCACTACTATGGATGTTCATGCGACCATTTTAAAACTGACAGGAAGCAATCCTCCTGAAAAAAGCCTGGATGGAAAAGACCTATGGCCATTACTTACCCAAAAGGCTGCTTCTCCCCACAGCTATTACCACTATTTCAAGGGAAAACGATTAGAAGGAGTAAGAAATGCAAAATGGAAATTACGGATCGCTCCTGCCTGGGACAGTTGGACCTCGCCGGAGACTATGACAAGAAAGGAGCCTGTAGAAGTTCTTTTGTACAATATGGAGGACGATCCCTATGAGCACTTCAATCAAGCTGAATCATATCCGGAAGTAGTTGCAGAACTTGAGGCAGAAATGAAGCGAATGGCGGAGGAATTGGGAGCTACTTTATGGGAAAAAGAATAA
- a CDS encoding TonB-dependent receptor plug domain-containing protein, with protein MITQVRKLLILGCLFLYGQLLIAQESSNPFSLDKSIENGKIIEGSVRAEDGSLLIGASIKIPGTSLSTVVDEKGNFLLEVPQEYFDKDSLEISHIIMASQKIAISGVEAPLQIELKYPTIKALDIISYGSVCRKKLVCGGHTRGFGCGMIINKINQDLPNKIVTQPEQFAQGKIVIRCGSSISSNGPLYVIDGVPFTELSGSPFNTLAPEDIQEITILKGNVASAIYGSRGNYGVIIIVTDKKRGYGNLKYFSYAGLLGLAQMNETVLASPQMSFSQALKFTKKTSSDKFNISGNMRQLPGFEENQHRKHFGGSAFYSRLALDKKLEVGARLSFNHIREKTPVLADVVKKNAEEVQYATRSFNNYFSQAFAKYEFSDYLNAHVDLSRYQNENLLFDRLGGNFFKPRLTFDREFEYRHHIQAEAYFSTQAISSGEQTHLQQLAAGLKATYKYDRLLEGELIIRKEDNSLLSQAQQLPAQYLSARARVNYDDLDLDPGGICAVSRGYLQAQANLNQTPFFNQNTFALGSLIKIGRQFSLNTTYTFASEQRANSPIPQDINILGFFPAAYQVLENQGLEMAVTFFKRSGDFFLDSRLDYHRGNGLAREMMSLNNRIEWRKLEFETGLEGFKGWKLSGGERDFFRLSFMDLTYNLKDIPKLNLQNLKLSLSGQNLLSLGDQQVWKDQLELSRLRDPSQFPVPLARNILFGVKMDIM; from the coding sequence ATGATTACACAAGTACGAAAGCTGCTGATCCTGGGATGTTTATTCCTATATGGTCAGCTATTGATTGCACAAGAAAGTTCGAACCCTTTTTCTCTTGACAAAAGTATTGAAAATGGCAAAATCATTGAAGGTTCTGTCAGAGCAGAAGATGGGAGCCTTTTAATAGGAGCTTCAATCAAAATACCCGGCACCTCATTGAGTACAGTAGTAGATGAAAAGGGAAATTTTCTATTAGAAGTACCCCAGGAATACTTTGACAAGGATAGTCTCGAGATCAGCCATATAATCATGGCTTCTCAAAAAATAGCCATATCTGGTGTAGAGGCCCCTTTGCAGATTGAGCTTAAGTATCCTACGATTAAGGCACTAGATATCATTAGTTATGGAAGTGTTTGTAGGAAGAAACTTGTATGTGGTGGCCATACCAGAGGTTTTGGCTGCGGAATGATTATTAACAAAATCAATCAAGATCTTCCCAATAAAATAGTAACCCAACCCGAGCAATTTGCTCAGGGAAAGATAGTCATCCGATGTGGAAGTTCTATTTCCTCGAATGGCCCATTGTATGTGATTGATGGAGTCCCCTTTACAGAGCTATCTGGCAGTCCCTTCAATACATTGGCTCCTGAAGACATTCAGGAAATTACCATATTAAAAGGGAATGTGGCATCTGCTATATATGGTAGCAGAGGCAATTACGGAGTGATAATAATTGTAACAGACAAGAAAAGAGGCTATGGGAATCTGAAATACTTCTCATATGCAGGACTGCTCGGCCTTGCTCAAATGAATGAAACAGTTCTGGCTTCGCCTCAAATGAGCTTCAGTCAAGCCTTGAAATTCACAAAAAAGACCTCTTCCGATAAGTTTAATATCTCTGGAAATATGAGACAATTGCCAGGTTTCGAGGAGAATCAACATCGCAAACATTTTGGAGGAAGTGCTTTTTATTCCCGCTTAGCTTTGGATAAGAAATTGGAAGTTGGGGCAAGACTTTCCTTCAACCATATTCGGGAAAAGACACCTGTACTTGCAGATGTTGTGAAAAAGAATGCGGAAGAAGTTCAGTATGCTACAAGAAGCTTCAATAATTATTTTTCCCAGGCATTTGCCAAATATGAGTTCTCTGATTACCTCAATGCTCACGTCGATCTGAGTAGGTACCAAAATGAGAACCTCCTATTCGATCGTCTGGGAGGAAATTTCTTCAAACCCAGACTAACATTTGACCGAGAATTTGAGTATAGGCACCATATCCAGGCTGAGGCCTATTTCTCTACACAAGCTATTTCGAGTGGAGAACAGACCCATTTGCAACAGCTGGCAGCTGGCTTAAAGGCAACTTATAAATACGACCGTTTATTGGAAGGCGAACTCATTATAAGAAAAGAAGACAATTCGCTACTTAGCCAGGCGCAACAACTACCCGCTCAATATCTCAGTGCAAGAGCCCGGGTAAATTATGACGATTTGGATTTGGATCCCGGAGGGATATGTGCCGTAAGTCGTGGCTATCTCCAGGCCCAGGCGAATTTGAATCAGACGCCCTTTTTTAACCAAAACACCTTCGCACTAGGAAGTCTTATCAAGATCGGTCGTCAATTTAGTTTGAATACTACTTACACCTTTGCCAGTGAGCAAAGGGCCAATAGCCCCATCCCCCAGGATATCAACATACTTGGATTCTTCCCCGCAGCCTATCAGGTTCTTGAAAATCAGGGATTAGAGATGGCGGTAACCTTCTTCAAAAGGAGTGGAGATTTTTTTCTGGACAGTCGTTTGGACTATCACAGAGGAAATGGACTGGCCAGGGAAATGATGAGTCTCAATAATCGTATTGAATGGCGTAAACTGGAATTTGAAACAGGGCTTGAGGGCTTTAAAGGCTGGAAACTATCCGGAGGAGAACGGGATTTCTTTCGATTGAGTTTTATGGACCTAACCTACAACTTAAAAGATATCCCAAAGCTTAATCTACAGAATCTCAAACTCAGCCTGAGTGGTCAGAACCTCCTGAGTCTGGGCGATCAGCAAGTCTGGAAGGATCAGCTAGAATTATCACGGCTTCGTGATCCCAGTCAATTTCCTGTGCCTTTAGCCCGCAATATATTGTTTGGGGTAAAAATGGATATTATGTAA